In Streptomyces sp. SLBN-118, the following are encoded in one genomic region:
- a CDS encoding phosphoadenylyl-sulfate reductase encodes MTTTQATDLKELAERAGRELEDASALEILNWAADTFGPRFCVTSSMEDAVVAHLASRALPGVDVVFLDTGYHFPETIGTRDAVEAVMDVNLITLTPRQSVAEQDAEYGPKLHDRDPDLCCALRKVKPLEEGLTAYEAWATGLRRDESPTRANTPVVGWDEKRQKVKISPIARWTQDDVDAYVAEHGVLTNPLLMDGYASVGCAPCTRRVLEGEDARAGRWAGRGKTECGLHG; translated from the coding sequence ATGACGACCACTCAGGCCACAGACCTGAAGGAACTCGCCGAGCGGGCCGGGCGGGAACTCGAAGACGCCTCCGCCCTGGAGATCCTCAACTGGGCGGCGGACACCTTCGGGCCACGCTTCTGCGTCACCTCCTCCATGGAGGACGCGGTGGTCGCCCATCTCGCCTCCCGTGCCCTTCCCGGCGTCGACGTCGTCTTCCTCGACACCGGCTACCACTTTCCCGAGACCATCGGCACCCGCGACGCGGTCGAGGCCGTGATGGACGTCAACCTCATCACGCTCACACCCCGTCAGTCGGTGGCCGAGCAGGACGCCGAGTACGGCCCGAAGCTGCACGACCGCGACCCCGACCTGTGCTGCGCCCTGCGGAAGGTCAAGCCCCTCGAAGAGGGACTGACCGCGTACGAGGCATGGGCGACGGGCCTGCGCCGTGACGAGTCTCCGACCCGGGCGAACACCCCCGTCGTCGGCTGGGACGAGAAGCGGCAGAAGGTCAAGATCTCGCCGATCGCCCGCTGGACGCAGGACGACGTTGACGCCTACGTCGCCGAGCACGGCGTCCTCACCAACCCGCTGCTGATGGACGGCTACGCCTCGGTCGGCTGCGCACCCTGCACCCGCCGGGTGCTGGAGGGCGAGGACGCCCGGGCCGGCCGTTGGGCCGGGCGGGGCAAGACCGAATGCGGGCTGCACGGATGA